One genomic region from Sphingobacterium sp. UGAL515B_05 encodes:
- a CDS encoding SusC/RagA family TonB-linked outer membrane protein, with product MKGFAFKTSLLGLSLLSCLGETQLYAATKGESKWIGSMQQQDVRGVVRNEQGQVMAGVTVLVAGTTVGTSTASDGSYRISLPRGKSQLLFSVVGYSSQTLTVVGGTSVDVSMVPAGNVLEELVIVGYGSTTKKDLTGAVNTVGSKDFNSGLVGSPEQLINGKTAGVQVMSNSGSPSSGSTIRIRGGASLSASNDPLIVLDGVPLETGGISGNSGNFLSLINPNDIESMTVLKDASSTAIYGSRASNGVLLITTKKGKGDALRLSFSSIVSMQQAMGVADMMSRDEFASLINTKGSTAQKALLGNASTDWLSEVFQDAIGTDNNLSLQGKIGKTLPFRTSVGYYNQQGTLRTDKTERVTGALVLNPTFFNKHLTVNLNVKGAHNNNGFANTDAIWSAVAFNPTQPIYSGADAYGGYYESLDNAGLPATGANLNPLGLLKQEKHRSTVNRAVGNLDLDYKFHPLPELKAHVTLGYDYAKGNGSNLIPASAANNFTIGGAFDRYEQTLKNKLFTGYLNYNKFFPEIKSTIDVTAGHDYQYWSARRPPIVYYNEAGDIRSTAIASDERHTLISWYGRINYNYDSRYLLTATVRKDGTSRFSPENRWGTFPSVALAWRLSQESFMKGISFLDDLKLRASYGVTGQQEGIGNYEYLPVYNLGTAYAQYRFGDQYHLVYRPSVYNRDLRWETTKAFNYGLDFALWKNRVSGAIDYYTRKTHDLLANVPVAAGTNFDQNATINVGNVESSGFEFQLNTVPIQKDDLRWEVNFNATNQHTKVTNIALVQDANAVGTYVGPNVSGRGIQILTTGYQPYMFYVYKQLYNEAGKPLEGVYADLNGDGAINEKDLYRYQSPAAKWLFGLNTQLTYKKWTAATTLRANLGNYVFNNTKMNLSAWETVQYVDASINNLHRDYLNTQFQTRQYYSDYYVENASFLRMENLSVNYNFGQVGKISNLRVGAVAQNVFIVSKYSGMDPEVPSGFDSSFYPRSRTFSLSLNMDF from the coding sequence ATGAAGGGTTTTGCATTTAAAACAAGTTTATTGGGCTTGTCCTTGCTATCCTGTCTTGGGGAAACGCAGCTTTATGCTGCAACGAAGGGGGAAAGCAAGTGGATCGGGTCGATGCAACAACAGGATGTCCGTGGGGTGGTCCGCAACGAGCAAGGGCAGGTGATGGCAGGTGTAACAGTATTGGTGGCCGGAACTACGGTGGGCACTTCAACAGCGAGTGATGGCTCGTACCGTATCTCATTGCCCAGGGGTAAATCCCAGCTTCTATTCTCTGTTGTAGGCTACAGTAGCCAAACCTTGACGGTTGTAGGGGGAACATCCGTGGATGTCAGCATGGTCCCTGCGGGAAATGTGCTGGAAGAGCTCGTCATCGTAGGTTATGGTAGTACAACAAAAAAGGATCTAACCGGTGCCGTAAATACGGTCGGAAGCAAGGATTTCAACAGTGGACTTGTCGGCTCTCCCGAACAGCTGATCAATGGAAAAACAGCTGGTGTGCAGGTGATGTCCAACAGCGGTTCACCTTCTTCCGGGAGTACGATACGGATCCGTGGAGGAGCCTCCTTGAGTGCCAGCAACGATCCATTGATCGTATTGGATGGGGTACCGCTAGAGACTGGTGGTATTAGCGGCAATAGTGGCAATTTTCTCAGTCTGATCAATCCGAATGATATCGAAAGCATGACGGTGCTCAAAGATGCATCATCGACCGCAATATATGGATCCCGAGCGTCAAACGGGGTATTATTGATTACAACAAAGAAGGGTAAGGGAGATGCCTTGCGACTTTCTTTTTCTTCAATCGTGTCTATGCAGCAGGCTATGGGAGTGGCTGATATGATGTCGCGCGACGAGTTTGCCTCGCTGATCAACACCAAAGGAAGCACTGCCCAAAAGGCTTTACTGGGCAATGCCTCAACAGATTGGCTGTCTGAGGTTTTTCAGGATGCCATCGGAACGGATAATAATTTAAGTCTACAGGGAAAGATCGGTAAAACCTTGCCTTTTCGTACATCGGTGGGCTATTATAATCAGCAAGGGACTTTGCGGACCGACAAAACGGAGCGCGTGACGGGCGCTTTGGTGTTAAATCCCACTTTTTTTAATAAACACCTGACCGTAAATTTAAATGTTAAAGGTGCTCATAACAACAACGGTTTTGCCAATACCGATGCGATATGGTCTGCTGTAGCGTTTAATCCAACGCAACCGATTTATTCTGGGGCAGATGCGTATGGCGGCTATTACGAGAGTTTGGATAATGCGGGCCTTCCGGCAACAGGTGCAAACCTCAATCCACTGGGATTGCTCAAGCAGGAAAAACACCGTAGCACAGTCAATAGAGCCGTGGGTAACCTTGACCTCGATTATAAATTCCATCCGCTGCCTGAATTGAAAGCGCACGTAACACTCGGATATGACTATGCCAAAGGAAATGGATCGAATCTTATTCCGGCAAGTGCGGCCAATAATTTTACGATTGGAGGCGCTTTTGACCGTTATGAACAGACGCTTAAAAATAAATTGTTTACAGGCTATCTAAACTATAACAAGTTCTTCCCGGAAATTAAAAGTACAATTGATGTGACAGCAGGTCACGATTATCAATATTGGAGTGCCCGACGGCCACCGATAGTATACTACAACGAAGCTGGTGATATACGCTCGACTGCTATTGCATCTGACGAAAGACATACCCTGATTTCCTGGTACGGACGGATCAATTACAATTACGATAGCCGTTATTTATTGACCGCTACGGTCCGTAAGGATGGAACTTCCCGATTCAGTCCCGAAAACCGCTGGGGGACATTTCCCTCAGTCGCCTTGGCCTGGCGTCTTTCGCAGGAGTCTTTCATGAAAGGAATCTCTTTCCTGGACGATCTAAAGCTCCGTGCGAGTTACGGTGTTACAGGGCAGCAGGAGGGAATCGGAAATTACGAATATTTGCCGGTATACAATTTGGGAACAGCCTATGCACAGTATCGTTTCGGCGATCAGTACCATCTGGTGTATAGACCATCGGTTTACAATCGGGACTTACGCTGGGAAACGACCAAAGCATTTAACTACGGCCTGGATTTCGCTTTGTGGAAAAACAGGGTGTCTGGTGCAATTGACTATTACACAAGAAAAACGCATGATCTATTGGCCAATGTGCCTGTAGCCGCAGGAACCAATTTTGACCAGAATGCGACTATTAACGTAGGTAATGTCGAAAGCAGTGGCTTCGAATTTCAACTGAATACCGTACCTATACAAAAGGATGATTTGCGCTGGGAAGTCAATTTCAATGCGACTAATCAACATACAAAAGTGACCAATATAGCTCTGGTGCAGGATGCGAATGCCGTGGGAACTTATGTGGGACCGAATGTCAGTGGTCGTGGTATCCAGATTCTGACAACGGGGTATCAGCCTTACATGTTTTATGTCTACAAACAGTTGTACAATGAGGCTGGCAAGCCGCTCGAAGGTGTATATGCGGATCTGAATGGTGATGGAGCGATCAACGAAAAAGACTTGTACCGCTATCAATCGCCGGCAGCAAAATGGCTCTTTGGTTTGAATACGCAGTTAACCTACAAAAAATGGACAGCAGCAACGACACTACGTGCAAATCTGGGTAACTACGTATTCAATAATACCAAAATGAACCTCAGTGCTTGGGAGACAGTTCAATATGTGGATGCGTCGATCAATAACTTACATCGGGATTACTTGAATACCCAATTCCAGACCAGACAATATTATTCGGATTATTATGTCGAAAATGCTTCCTTCCTTCGGATGGAAAACCTGTCGGTGAACTATAATTTTGGTCAGGTGGGTAAGATCTCCAATCTGCGTGTGGGTGCAGTAGCTCAGAACGTTTTTATTGTGAGCAAATATAGCGGTATGGACCCTGAGGTTCCGAGTGGATTCGACAGCTCGTTCTACCCACGCTCAAGAACTTTCTCCCTGAGTCTCAATATGGATTTTTAA
- a CDS encoding RagB/SusD family nutrient uptake outer membrane protein → MKNIKRYCFGLLGIIALLQSCTKDLNQYPTVETTSESVYTSVDGYRAVLAKLYASFAVAGNGRGDADPDMAGSTASWGYLRVYFNLQEVPTDEVIYTWAGGDNMTDIQYMTWGASDTWVNAMYYRIYYTVAICNEFLRNATTEKLATFNSAGQAQILEFAAEARFLRALAYSHAMDLYGNVPFVTEKDPVAAFFPPRMTRADLFAFIEKELTEIETILPEARQNEYGRVSRAAAWSLLAKNYLNAQVYTGTARNAECLNYAKKVIDAGYSLNANYKQVFNADNDKRTNEIIFPIEADVAHTTTWGATTYLVNGPIVGSMKSSDYGVLSGWNSFRTLREFVALFQAEDKRGDFWKNGQSLDVEDPAASSQGYGLVKFTNLKDDGTYTTDEGLVSTDFPMIRLADVYLMYAEAVLRGGGGSVQEAIRLVNSIRQRGYGSSAGAIDQAQLTLDFILAERGRELFWECTRRTDLIRFGKFTGSNYLWQWKGGDMNGRSVDAKFNLYPIPTTDMSANPNLIQNPGY, encoded by the coding sequence ATGAAAAATATAAAAAGATATTGTTTTGGATTGTTGGGTATAATCGCATTGCTGCAATCCTGTACAAAGGACTTAAACCAGTATCCTACTGTAGAAACGACTTCGGAGTCGGTATACACCTCTGTGGATGGTTACCGGGCTGTGCTTGCTAAATTGTATGCCTCATTTGCCGTTGCGGGCAATGGACGTGGTGATGCCGATCCGGATATGGCGGGCAGCACGGCTTCCTGGGGGTACCTTCGGGTGTATTTTAACTTACAGGAGGTACCGACTGATGAGGTGATCTATACATGGGCAGGAGGCGACAATATGACCGATATCCAGTATATGACCTGGGGAGCTTCCGATACCTGGGTCAATGCCATGTATTATCGGATCTATTATACGGTAGCGATCTGTAATGAATTTCTACGGAATGCAACAACAGAGAAGCTGGCGACTTTTAATTCGGCCGGGCAGGCACAAATTTTGGAGTTTGCAGCCGAAGCGCGTTTTCTGCGTGCATTGGCCTATAGTCATGCAATGGACCTTTATGGGAACGTTCCTTTTGTGACTGAAAAGGATCCGGTAGCTGCATTTTTTCCACCACGGATGACACGGGCTGATCTCTTTGCATTTATTGAAAAAGAATTGACAGAAATCGAAACGATCTTACCGGAAGCACGTCAAAATGAGTATGGCCGGGTAAGCCGTGCCGCTGCCTGGTCCCTATTGGCCAAAAATTATCTGAATGCTCAAGTTTATACGGGCACAGCACGTAATGCCGAATGCCTGAACTATGCGAAAAAAGTGATTGATGCTGGATATTCCTTAAATGCGAACTATAAGCAGGTATTTAATGCTGATAATGATAAACGGACCAATGAAATTATTTTCCCGATAGAGGCCGATGTAGCGCATACAACGACATGGGGTGCGACAACGTATCTTGTCAACGGCCCTATTGTTGGAAGCATGAAATCATCGGATTACGGTGTGCTTTCCGGCTGGAATAGTTTTCGTACACTTCGCGAATTTGTGGCACTCTTTCAGGCGGAAGACAAAAGAGGTGATTTTTGGAAAAACGGCCAGTCCCTGGATGTCGAAGATCCCGCTGCCTCGAGTCAGGGATATGGGCTTGTTAAGTTTACAAATTTGAAAGATGATGGTACCTATACCACAGATGAAGGTTTGGTGAGTACTGATTTCCCGATGATCCGCCTGGCCGACGTGTATCTAATGTATGCTGAGGCTGTACTGCGCGGGGGCGGAGGAAGTGTACAGGAAGCGATCAGGTTGGTAAACAGTATCCGTCAGCGGGGATATGGCAGTTCGGCCGGAGCCATTGACCAGGCGCAGCTAACACTGGATTTTATCCTTGCAGAACGCGGGCGTGAACTGTTTTGGGAGTGTACGCGTCGCACAGACCTGATTCGATTTGGGAAATTTACCGGTAGCAATTACCTCTGGCAATGGAAAGGCGGTGACATGAACGGCCGCTCTGTGGATGCAAAATTCAATCTGTATCCGATTCCAACCACTGATATGAGCGCTAACCCGAATTTGATCCAAAATCCTGGCTACTAG
- a CDS encoding DUF5111 domain-containing protein has product MKQLTLYILVLLFVACKKEGGTPAVSGIKPAVLYSSTTELVLKSTDRKAVALQLVWDEAILASDEPVAQSALKNKIEIAADPSFSAVSKSIEQVASSLSYTHEQLNNLVTGMGFLPDEKNVFYVRIASRLGTNTDWLYSNVIALNVTAYQPVEDAAYLYLSNKEFTQFPWKLCSRKEDGFYDGFVRLDQWYNFYLTNAESASASLIYGSYPLDGSQYILYSGADRWNCWTSKGGYLYLTADVNKLAWKETSVESMTVTGDFNGWSATATPMVYDQTAKVWKASITTTAAEQWGIKVLINGSWTWFFGAAEGDGNCALYTADGTGFAYDKIGTHTLILDLSDPKQFKYHVE; this is encoded by the coding sequence ATGAAACAATTGACACTCTATATCCTGGTGTTGCTTTTCGTTGCCTGTAAAAAGGAGGGTGGGACACCGGCTGTCAGTGGGATAAAACCTGCGGTATTGTACAGCAGTACAACAGAACTGGTCTTAAAATCTACTGACCGCAAGGCGGTGGCCCTGCAGCTTGTCTGGGATGAGGCGATTTTGGCTAGCGATGAACCAGTGGCTCAGTCGGCTTTAAAAAATAAAATAGAAATTGCTGCTGATCCATCTTTTTCTGCTGTCTCCAAAAGTATCGAACAGGTAGCAAGCTCGCTCAGCTATACGCATGAACAATTGAATAACCTTGTCACGGGAATGGGATTTTTGCCTGATGAAAAGAATGTGTTTTATGTCCGTATTGCTTCACGATTGGGAACCAATACAGATTGGCTCTACAGCAATGTGATTGCCCTTAATGTTACCGCTTACCAGCCCGTTGAGGATGCAGCCTATCTCTATCTATCGAATAAAGAGTTTACGCAATTTCCATGGAAATTGTGTTCGAGAAAGGAAGATGGTTTTTACGATGGTTTTGTGCGTCTCGACCAATGGTACAACTTCTATTTAACCAATGCAGAAAGCGCGAGTGCATCGCTCATCTATGGTTCTTATCCCCTGGATGGTAGCCAATATATCTTGTATAGCGGAGCTGATCGCTGGAATTGCTGGACGAGTAAAGGTGGATACTTATACTTGACAGCCGATGTCAACAAATTGGCCTGGAAAGAGACTTCCGTAGAATCCATGACGGTAACGGGCGATTTTAATGGTTGGAGTGCAACAGCAACACCAATGGTATATGACCAGACGGCGAAGGTTTGGAAAGCAAGCATCACGACAACGGCAGCCGAACAATGGGGAATTAAGGTATTGATCAATGGCAGCTGGACTTGGTTTTTTGGCGCAGCAGAGGGCGATGGAAACTGTGCTTTGTATACGGCCGATGGAACTGGCTTCGCTTATGATAAGATCGGTACACATACATTGATTCTTGATCTAAGCGATCCAAAACAATTCAAATATCATGTGGAATAA
- a CDS encoding arabinogalactan endo-beta-1,4-galactanase, with translation MKKVKIMLALIGLCLGLSGCNDKDNLKVDVPKTHLAKGADVSWITEMEASGVQFFNAGGSAVDGLKILRGLGMDAVRLRVWVDPQQGWCNKNDVLVKARRAHHLGMRIMVDFHYSDTWADPGQQTKPAAWKSLSFDGLKKAVSDHTTEVLQLLKDSGISPEWVQVGNETGNGMLWEDGKASVSMANYATLNNAGYDAVKAVFPAAKVIVHLHNGFDNNLFRWMFDGLKNNGGKWDVIGMSLYPTPENWEERNAACISNINDMVARYNSEVMICEVGMSWDEADSAEIWLKDLFNAVNSVPDQKVLGIFYWEPLAYGGWNGYTLGAFDNNGRPTKALNAFK, from the coding sequence ATGAAAAAAGTAAAAATAATGTTGGCCCTGATAGGCTTGTGTTTGGGCTTGTCTGGCTGCAACGACAAAGATAATCTTAAGGTGGATGTACCTAAAACACATTTGGCAAAAGGTGCAGACGTGAGCTGGATTACTGAAATGGAAGCCTCAGGTGTGCAATTTTTTAATGCAGGAGGCAGCGCAGTGGATGGGCTGAAAATCTTGCGTGGACTGGGCATGGATGCGGTACGTCTGCGTGTTTGGGTAGATCCCCAACAAGGCTGGTGCAACAAGAATGACGTACTGGTCAAAGCTCGTCGGGCGCATCATCTGGGCATGCGTATTATGGTGGATTTTCATTACAGTGACACCTGGGCGGATCCGGGACAGCAGACAAAACCTGCCGCATGGAAGAGCTTATCGTTTGATGGGTTAAAGAAGGCTGTTAGTGATCATACAACGGAGGTTCTTCAATTGCTAAAAGATAGTGGTATCTCGCCTGAATGGGTGCAGGTAGGTAATGAAACGGGCAATGGGATGCTTTGGGAAGATGGAAAAGCCTCTGTCAGTATGGCTAATTATGCCACATTGAATAATGCCGGCTATGATGCGGTAAAAGCGGTGTTTCCGGCAGCAAAAGTGATCGTACATCTGCATAATGGGTTTGACAATAACTTGTTTCGTTGGATGTTCGACGGTCTGAAAAACAACGGTGGGAAATGGGATGTAATTGGCATGTCACTTTATCCGACCCCGGAAAACTGGGAAGAGCGCAATGCGGCCTGCATCAGCAACATCAACGATATGGTTGCCCGATACAATTCAGAAGTGATGATCTGCGAGGTGGGGATGAGCTGGGATGAAGCAGATAGTGCTGAAATATGGTTAAAGGATCTTTTCAACGCGGTCAATAGTGTGCCCGATCAGAAAGTACTGGGTATATTCTATTGGGAGCCTTTGGCGTATGGTGGGTGGAATGGCTATACCCTAGGCGCATTTGACAATAATGGGCGCCCAACAAAAGCATTGAATGCTTTTAAATAA
- a CDS encoding DUF4982 domain-containing protein, whose protein sequence is MMRLLLRTTYFLFLLFLLVPGNSCGQSSRQSFLLEKNWRFFQGEVVHGESVTLDDKAWKKVTVPHDWAIFGPFDRSHDLQDVAVTQNGEKKATVKTGRTGGLPYVGVGWYRTKFDIPQFNPFNKRVVLKFDGAMSEARVYVNGKEACFWPYGYNAFHCDVTELLHPDGMNNTVAVRLENKAQSSRWYPGAGLYRNVHVIVTEKIHVPVWGTYITTPFVSDSLASVKLETSLKNADGKLVRMVTAILDAAGQVVAQKENQQKLNYGKPFVQNLEVLNPALWSPEHPNLYRASTQVFVDGKLTDSFETRFGIREVRIIADRGFMLNGKIRKFQGVCNHHDLGPLGAAINVSALRYQLELLKDMGCDAIRTAHNMPAPELVALCDELGFMLMIEPFDEWDIAKCKNGYHRFFADWAERDMVNMIRHFRNNPAVVMWSIGNEVPTQCSAEGYKVASFLQDICHREDPSRPVTCGMDQVSCVLENGFASLLDVPGLNYRAHRYEEAYARLPQNLVLGSETASTVSSRGVYKFPVLKKGDMLYSDHQSSSYDMEYCSWSNLPDEDFALAEDHHWTMGQFVWTGFDYLGEPSPYDTDAWPNHSSMFGIIDLASIPKDRYYLYRSLWNRNEHTLHILPHWTWPERVGKETPVFVYTDYPSAELFINGKSQGIQRKSKASSQERYRLMWMNTVYEPGEVKVVAYDESGKPAAEKIIRTAGKPFRIEMDAVHDSISADGRALAYIPVKAVDKAGNLCPRAAELIQFDVVGDGTFKALANGDPTNLEAFHKPQMHLFNGQLTLIVQAGEKSGKIQIKAKCRGLKEGVLTVQTVNSKTF, encoded by the coding sequence ATGATGAGATTATTACTGCGTACAACTTATTTTTTGTTTCTTTTATTCCTACTTGTTCCGGGCAATTCGTGCGGACAGTCTTCACGCCAATCCTTCCTGTTGGAGAAAAACTGGCGTTTTTTTCAGGGTGAGGTTGTTCATGGAGAATCAGTAACATTGGATGATAAGGCCTGGAAAAAGGTCACTGTACCGCATGATTGGGCTATTTTCGGGCCCTTTGACCGGTCACACGATCTGCAGGATGTTGCGGTGACACAGAATGGAGAGAAAAAGGCAACAGTAAAAACGGGCCGTACTGGCGGTTTGCCTTATGTGGGGGTGGGTTGGTATCGTACCAAATTTGATATTCCACAATTCAATCCCTTCAATAAACGCGTGGTCCTGAAATTTGATGGTGCAATGAGTGAAGCCCGGGTCTATGTCAATGGAAAGGAAGCCTGCTTTTGGCCCTATGGTTACAATGCTTTTCATTGTGATGTGACCGAATTGCTACATCCGGACGGGATGAATAATACAGTTGCTGTGCGGTTGGAAAATAAAGCGCAGTCATCACGCTGGTATCCCGGTGCTGGACTTTATCGCAATGTGCATGTAATCGTGACGGAGAAGATCCATGTACCTGTTTGGGGCACGTATATCACGACGCCTTTTGTATCGGACAGTCTAGCCTCAGTTAAGCTTGAAACCAGTTTAAAGAATGCCGATGGCAAGTTGGTACGAATGGTAACTGCGATTTTGGATGCGGCGGGGCAGGTGGTTGCGCAGAAGGAAAACCAACAAAAACTAAATTATGGCAAGCCTTTCGTGCAAAATCTTGAAGTGCTAAACCCTGCCCTCTGGAGCCCCGAACATCCAAATCTGTATCGGGCCTCCACGCAAGTATTTGTAGACGGCAAATTGACAGACAGTTTTGAAACCCGTTTTGGGATTCGGGAGGTTCGTATTATTGCCGACCGGGGATTTATGTTAAATGGAAAAATCCGAAAGTTTCAGGGTGTATGTAATCATCACGATCTTGGACCATTGGGGGCTGCAATCAATGTTTCGGCTCTTCGTTATCAATTGGAATTACTCAAAGATATGGGCTGCGATGCCATTCGTACGGCACATAATATGCCGGCTCCGGAATTAGTTGCCTTATGTGACGAATTGGGCTTTATGCTGATGATTGAACCTTTTGACGAATGGGATATTGCGAAATGTAAAAATGGATATCATCGATTTTTTGCGGATTGGGCCGAACGGGATATGGTCAACATGATTCGTCATTTTAGAAATAACCCTGCTGTCGTGATGTGGAGCATTGGAAATGAAGTGCCCACACAATGCAGTGCTGAAGGCTATAAAGTAGCTTCGTTTTTACAGGATATATGCCATCGTGAGGATCCGTCCCGACCAGTGACCTGCGGTATGGATCAGGTAAGCTGTGTGCTGGAAAATGGTTTTGCTAGTCTGTTGGATGTTCCGGGATTAAACTATCGCGCGCACCGTTACGAAGAGGCGTATGCCCGATTACCCCAAAATCTAGTGTTGGGTTCGGAAACGGCATCAACAGTGAGCTCAAGGGGCGTTTATAAATTTCCGGTGCTAAAAAAAGGTGATATGTTGTATTCCGATCATCAGTCGTCTTCTTACGATATGGAATATTGCTCTTGGTCCAACCTTCCGGATGAGGATTTTGCCTTGGCGGAAGATCATCATTGGACCATGGGGCAATTTGTCTGGACAGGCTTTGATTATCTTGGCGAACCTTCCCCTTACGATACAGATGCCTGGCCCAACCATAGTTCCATGTTCGGTATTATTGATCTGGCGAGCATTCCCAAAGACCGTTATTATCTGTACCGAAGTTTATGGAATAGAAATGAGCATACCCTGCATATACTTCCACATTGGACATGGCCTGAGCGTGTGGGAAAAGAAACCCCTGTCTTCGTGTACACAGATTATCCAAGTGCCGAACTTTTTATCAATGGGAAAAGTCAGGGAATACAGCGCAAGAGTAAGGCTTCTTCACAGGAGCGTTACCGCCTCATGTGGATGAATACGGTATACGAACCCGGAGAAGTCAAAGTCGTAGCTTACGATGAATCTGGAAAACCAGCGGCCGAAAAAATAATCCGTACGGCGGGAAAACCCTTCAGGATTGAAATGGATGCAGTTCATGATTCCATTTCTGCTGATGGCCGTGCATTAGCCTACATCCCTGTCAAAGCAGTGGACAAAGCGGGGAACCTCTGCCCACGGGCCGCAGAACTGATCCAATTTGACGTAGTTGGCGATGGTACATTTAAAGCCTTGGCTAACGGTGATCCAACCAATCTGGAGGCTTTTCATAAACCGCAGATGCATTTATTCAATGGACAGCTTACCTTGATTGTTCAGGCAGGCGAAAAATCGGGAAAGATTCAGATCAAGGCGAAATGCAGAGGTTTAAAAGAGGGGGTATTAACTGTACAGACCGTAAATTCTAAAACGTTTTGA
- a CDS encoding alpha-L-fucosidase: MKAYTLWALLFVMGCFSSTAQELLPATKPSKAQQLMIKRGYGMFVHFGVNTFADMEWSDGSIPVEKYNPTNLDPDQWVRVARDAGFRYVLLITKHHDGFCLWNSKYTDYDVASTAVKTDVVKAVADACKKYGLEFAIYYSLWDRHAPVYKDKDPQKYIDYMKNQLTELFTNYGQICELWLDGGWDREPKDWGIDQLYKLVKSYNPNCAFSVNHTIVNEEGKRKFTLPSAMTEDNKYYFHYFPSDFRLWDPQLITRYDKKQYLHNGKSYYLPFEHTICLSSRWNWFQKSKELPVRNIDELEELFYWSTYNDNSLVINVPPDQTGQIREYEANTVIELGKRLGIQKNKSLPQNGEFISALRPASASSTLEETGGRYEASAVTDGKLNSRWAAADTLATLEISLDPTKRFNKISIFEYQDTKELNDGFSNIRNNRIEEYCIQIWEGGRWKTIYLGTTSMEDCKVIRFPRHYQSAKLRLKVLKAKGLPSIYELNVIDMPLTVS, translated from the coding sequence ATGAAAGCATATACCCTATGGGCACTTTTATTTGTTATGGGCTGTTTCTCAAGTACAGCCCAAGAACTGTTACCGGCCACCAAACCTTCAAAAGCCCAACAATTGATGATCAAACGTGGCTATGGTATGTTTGTGCATTTTGGTGTCAATACATTTGCGGATATGGAATGGTCAGATGGCAGCATTCCCGTAGAAAAATACAATCCCACAAATCTTGATCCCGACCAATGGGTGCGGGTGGCTCGTGATGCAGGTTTTAGGTATGTGCTGCTCATCACCAAGCATCACGATGGCTTCTGTCTCTGGAATAGTAAATATACCGATTACGATGTTGCCTCCACAGCAGTAAAAACCGATGTCGTCAAAGCTGTTGCCGATGCCTGCAAAAAGTACGGACTCGAATTTGCAATCTATTATTCGTTGTGGGACCGACATGCACCAGTGTACAAAGACAAGGATCCTCAAAAATATATCGACTATATGAAGAACCAGCTTACTGAGCTTTTTACAAATTATGGCCAGATCTGTGAATTGTGGTTAGATGGTGGATGGGATCGGGAACCAAAAGACTGGGGGATTGATCAGCTCTACAAACTTGTGAAAAGTTATAATCCGAATTGTGCTTTCAGTGTTAACCATACCATTGTTAATGAAGAGGGGAAAAGAAAATTCACGCTGCCATCTGCAATGACGGAAGACAATAAGTATTATTTTCACTATTTTCCCTCGGACTTCAGGTTGTGGGATCCGCAACTGATTACGAGATACGACAAAAAGCAATACCTGCATAATGGTAAGTCTTATTACCTGCCTTTTGAGCATACAATCTGCTTAAGCAGCAGATGGAACTGGTTTCAAAAATCAAAAGAGCTTCCCGTCAGAAACATCGACGAATTGGAGGAGCTGTTCTATTGGTCGACATACAATGATAATAGTTTGGTGATCAATGTGCCACCAGACCAGACTGGACAGATTAGAGAATATGAGGCCAATACAGTGATCGAACTTGGCAAAAGATTAGGAATCCAAAAGAATAAATCTCTCCCCCAAAATGGAGAATTTATTTCGGCGCTCAGACCTGCATCTGCGAGCTCAACGCTGGAAGAGACGGGGGGACGCTATGAAGCTTCGGCTGTTACTGACGGTAAATTAAATAGCCGCTGGGCTGCAGCAGACACCTTGGCCACACTCGAAATAAGTCTTGACCCGACGAAACGTTTTAATAAAATATCGATTTTTGAATATCAAGATACCAAAGAGTTAAACGATGGCTTTTCTAATATCCGTAACAACCGGATTGAGGAATATTGTATTCAAATTTGGGAAGGGGGCCGGTGGAAAACCATCTACCTAGGCACGACTTCGATGGAAGATTGCAAGGTAATCAGGTTTCCTCGACATTATCAGTCCGCAAAGCTGCGGTTAAAAGTATTAAAAGCAAAAGGGCTGCCCTCTATTTATGAACTCAATGTAATTGATATGCCTTTAACGGTCTCGTGA